DNA sequence from the Sphingobacteriales bacterium genome:
CTGTTCAGCCGACACAATGACTTCATCGGATTCAAAAACACCGGAGGCATCGGGCTTGTGATTGCCCAGCTGACAGGACGCAAAGAGTACCAAAGTGCCTGTTATAAAAAATAGTTGTTTCATATCTTCCTGTTTATAGATGTTCAGTTAATTCCCGCTCGTAGTCTTTTGTGCATATTGTATCATCAGCAGTTGCAAATCATGCAGGATTTTATTCTGCCTTGCCTGGTCTTCTTCATTCACTTCCTTCAGGTAATCGTTTGTATTGATGACACCGTTTTCCAGCTGCACGAACGATGTCTTTTTGACTGATTCCCGCAGCGCGATAATTTCGTCATCCGTTCTTATCAGGTCTTCATATTTCTGCATGTCGGAATACTGTTGGCTCATTGAAAGCTTTGTGTTGAATAGAAACGTATGCTGCATCACGTCGATGGATTTGCGGTCGTTGGCGGTCAGCAGCTTTTCTTTCCTGAAGGTGTACATGCCACCCAACGACCAGTTCAGGCGAATACCGGTGATGTAGAACGGGGTAAGTTTTTCTGATAGCATATTGACGGGTGATGGCCTGCCCATGCCGCCCTGAAAGAATACGTTCAACCGGGGATAATTCTTCGCCGCAATCAGTTTTTGCTGCAGCAGCGATGATTTCTTCTGCAGTTCGTAAATAGTCATTTCAGGCCGCCGGATAGAATCCGTCAGGATAAACGGCGGCTGTGGTTTGACGAGTGTGGTGGTTTCGCTCATGTCCTTGCCGGTGAACAAACCCAGCATGGACAAATACGCTTTTTTAGCTGCTTGCATTTCAATATCACGTTGCTGCACCTTTAATAATTCCGCTTTCAGCTTATCGAGATTGCTTCGGAAAGCCGTTCCGTTTTCGATGGCCGCCTGCACCTGCTCAATACCGCGTTGTATGTCTTTTTTCAATAAATCACTTTGCTTTTGTTGTTCGTCAATCAGCAGGGCCCCGAAAAACAACTGGTTGATGCGTTCATGCAGTTTGTACAGTTCAACGGTAATATTTTGTTCCTGAATTGCAGCTTCGTTGGATTTCAATTGCCGCTGAATTTTATTTAATGGAAAATCCGTCAGCGACTGCGATACTTCACCTGCCAGCCGGTACTGGTCTCTGGAGATATTGGGCGGTTCATAGCCCGGTATGGTCACCGGCAGTTCTATCTTCGTTACCGCAGACTGGTATGTTGCCTGTCCGGAAACGACAAACTGCGGATAGATGCCTTTGGCGATATTGGATATGCTGTAATTCCTGCTTTGTTCAATCAGGCTGCGTTGCTGCGACAACGGATAATTGGCTTCCGCCCATTGATAGCACTGTTCGATGGTGACCGGTTCCTGCGCAGACAGCTGCAAGGCCTGAACCAGCAGACAGGTGATGCTCACTAGGTTCCAAAAGATTCGGTTCATGATGATTTATTTTCAGGTGAGGAGAGATGGGTGGTGAACATCGCTTTCAACCACACCGGAATCAGTTTTTTGCGTTCGAGCATGAGTTGTTCGAATTCCCTGTCACTGATGCCGGTCCGTGCCTTCAGCAACGAGCTGGCAGCGAATGGAAATACAATCAGTGACATAAGGTTGGCCATGAAGTGCAGCGGATGGACAGCCTGAATTTTTCCCGACTGTATGTTTTCCAGGATCTCTTTGAAGAAATAGGCACGCAGTTCCCTTCATGCCGTTCAGCAGCGGGTCGTCGCCTTTGTCCAGTTCCAGCCCGTTGGTGCGGCTGATGCTGAGGATGAAAAACGGCAGGTCGGGATTGGCGATGAGCATATCGATATAGCGGTCAATCAGCAGTTCCAGCTTTTGTTCCAGGTTCAGGTGTTCGCTGTGCTGCATGCTCTCCAGCATTCCGCTGAGAAACAACAGCACGTTTTCCCGCATCACGATTTCAAACAGTTTATCCTTGCTGCGGAAGTAGTAATTGAGCAGGGCGAGATTGATGCCCGCTTCCTGGGCGATGTCGCGGGTTCTGGTGGCGGCTAAGCCTTTTTGGGTAAACAGTTTTTTAGCGGCAGCCTTGATTTTGGCTTCCG
Encoded proteins:
- a CDS encoding TolC family protein → MNRIFWNLVSITCLLVQALQLSAQEPVTIEQCYQWAEANYPLSQQRSLIEQSRNYSISNIAKGIYPQFVVSGQATYQSAVTKIELPVTIPGYEPPNISRDQYRLAGEVSQSLTDFPLNKIQRQLKSNEAAIQEQNITVELYKLHERINQLFFGALLIDEQQKQSDLLKKDIQRGIEQVQAAIENGTAFRSNLDKLKAELLKVQQRDIEMQAAKKAYLSMLGLFTGKDMSETTTLVKPQPPFILTDSIRRPEMTIYELQKKSSLLQQKLIAAKNYPRLNVFFQGGMGRPSPVNMLSEKLTPFYITGIRLNWSLGGMYTFRKEKLLTANDRKSIDVMQHTFLFNTKLSMSQQYSDMQKYEDLIRTDDEIIALRESVKKTSFVQLENGVINTNDYLKEVNEEDQARQNKILHDLQLLMIQYAQKTTSGN
- a CDS encoding helix-turn-helix transcriptional regulator — its product is MGIKKILSKDLSTEAKIKAAAKKLFTQKGLAATRTRDIAQEAGINLALLNYYFRSKDKLFEIVMRENVLLFLSGMLESMQHSEHLNLEQKLELLIDRYIDMLIANPDLPFFILSISRTNGLELDKGDDPLLNGMKGTACLFLQRDPGKHTVGKNSGCPSAALHGQPYVTDCISIRCQLVAEGTDRHQ